The following proteins are co-located in the Polystyrenella longa genome:
- a CDS encoding alpha-amylase family protein, which translates to MASFQLLITCLFSITLLTSQLTAEENARPSRFIYNSDANHVYHYIKPPMTVENLQGYVDEVVGTGVTTFFASPNWGMPMAYPSEVTDMIGSTLSEEEFEEYRKIGADKKVSAERAFTNYYSIYNKGIDPFGVMIDRAKEQGLEVFISYRPNEIHDVQNPDSLIVSKFWRDHPEWRVGKIGDEISPLFAEIIGGRKDHPVHPLVASWFPGALNFAIPEVRTQRLAEMRECCERYPIEGLDIDLQRFPIYFPQDEGPEHVATMTNWIREVRAMTEEVGHKRGRPILLSARIMARPQQNLSIGLDPVTWAKEGLIDFVEVSHYLRNDFPLPVNEYRELMPADFPIYASIEVEKDPDNYRRIARHLYDEGADGLMIFNYFTSREGGREPDFTLFKELSDPTKLKPVEP; encoded by the coding sequence ATGGCGTCCTTTCAATTATTGATCACCTGCCTGTTCTCAATAACTTTATTAACTTCGCAATTGACCGCTGAAGAAAACGCCCGACCTTCTCGGTTTATTTACAATTCCGATGCCAACCATGTCTACCACTACATCAAACCACCGATGACAGTGGAGAACCTGCAAGGATATGTGGATGAAGTCGTAGGCACGGGAGTGACGACCTTCTTTGCGTCGCCGAACTGGGGAATGCCCATGGCGTACCCGAGCGAAGTCACCGACATGATCGGTTCGACACTCAGCGAAGAAGAGTTTGAAGAGTACCGGAAAATTGGAGCAGATAAGAAAGTTTCCGCCGAACGAGCTTTTACAAACTATTACAGCATTTACAATAAAGGAATTGATCCGTTCGGGGTCATGATCGACCGGGCGAAGGAACAAGGTCTCGAAGTTTTTATTTCTTATCGGCCGAATGAAATCCACGATGTTCAGAATCCGGACAGTTTGATTGTCTCGAAGTTCTGGCGCGATCACCCCGAGTGGCGTGTCGGGAAGATTGGTGACGAAATCAGTCCTTTGTTCGCCGAAATCATCGGGGGACGAAAAGATCATCCTGTGCATCCCCTCGTCGCTTCCTGGTTTCCCGGAGCACTCAACTTTGCGATCCCCGAAGTTCGCACCCAGCGTCTTGCTGAGATGCGGGAATGCTGTGAACGATATCCTATTGAGGGTTTGGATATCGACCTCCAACGATTTCCGATCTACTTCCCCCAGGATGAAGGACCCGAGCACGTCGCGACGATGACCAACTGGATTCGCGAGGTGCGGGCTATGACTGAAGAAGTGGGTCATAAACGGGGCCGTCCAATTTTGCTTTCCGCCCGTATTATGGCACGGCCCCAGCAGAATCTATCTATCGGTCTCGACCCGGTGACTTGGGCCAAAGAAGGTCTCATCGATTTCGTAGAGGTTTCCCACTACCTGCGAAACGATTTCCCGTTACCCGTCAATGAATATCGCGAACTGATGCCGGCGGACTTCCCTATCTATGCCTCTATTGAGGTCGAAAAGGATCCGGATAATTACCGCCGTATTGCTCGTCATCTTTACGATGAAGGCGCCGATGGCCTGATGATCTTCAACTACTTCACCAGTCGGGAAGGGGGTCGCGAACCCGACTTCACCCTGTTCAAAGAACTAAGTGACCCGACCAAGCTGAAACCGGTTGAACCTTAA
- a CDS encoding DUF4838 domain-containing protein — translation MKMLILLFLLSPSILTAAEPQRLSDYRRVVIPDEALAVQKAAAEELSNYVGQITQQSIAIVSWSEFDPAEEGLTFFVGESVAEDVLEVELTPWKLEEWLLKTVPQGVVIAGDDRLGNPWSNVTAAGSMLATYTLLDDHLGVHWFWPGEFGEHVPINSELTLPEFDIRKKPTFEIRSVGLGYPSTYHTKTYNDAARRWSRRNRLGWVRSAVFGHSWYDAFDFRTDESFEQHPEWFALVGGKRRPPQMCTTNPEVIDHMVEYVLNGKQQIMNISPSDGGGFCQCERCKALDVPGIMSYDGKTVQLSDRIFTYANEVARRVREQNPDKGCGMFAYTYYNRPPVNIEKLEPNLYLSFVYQSAGHRDPENLNEWRDKVDSWKKLGAKMVVREGWGNHYYHDMHLLHQNQIISNLAEAHEKGFVAAYGEGSKNFSAMAPNYWALTRMMWDPARDQTNLMDEFYESAYGPVAEEMQAFFETYSDALDENWHLRDRHIDASGIAYANVIAAWDRLIPPETVDAAEEHLKAAEANVPPGEYADRVRFHRHGQDYTRVMLELLTLYREVAILGLKMDFFSTVKKERRDDPAALEMLLKRANELGERREELLLSHRDWAGPDEGLYAFTNDRGLRRWHTRVKDALGIDKPTALTKELLNAEK, via the coding sequence ATGAAAATGCTGATCCTTTTATTTCTGTTGTCCCCGTCAATTCTGACTGCGGCGGAGCCTCAACGGCTGAGCGATTATCGCCGAGTCGTGATTCCCGACGAAGCCCTGGCAGTTCAGAAGGCTGCGGCGGAGGAACTTTCGAACTACGTGGGTCAGATTACTCAACAATCAATTGCGATTGTTTCTTGGAGCGAGTTTGATCCAGCGGAGGAGGGTTTAACGTTTTTCGTCGGCGAATCAGTCGCGGAGGATGTATTAGAAGTCGAATTGACGCCCTGGAAATTAGAGGAATGGTTATTGAAGACTGTCCCTCAAGGGGTGGTGATTGCTGGCGATGACCGCTTGGGAAATCCCTGGTCGAATGTGACAGCCGCTGGTTCCATGCTGGCGACTTACACCTTATTGGATGATCACCTTGGGGTGCATTGGTTTTGGCCTGGCGAATTCGGTGAACATGTTCCGATTAACTCAGAATTAACCCTACCGGAATTTGATATTCGCAAAAAACCGACGTTTGAAATTCGTTCTGTTGGTCTGGGGTATCCGAGTACTTACCACACGAAAACATATAACGATGCGGCTCGTCGCTGGTCGCGTCGCAACCGTCTGGGCTGGGTTCGGTCAGCTGTATTTGGGCACTCCTGGTATGACGCATTCGACTTCCGAACGGACGAATCTTTTGAGCAGCATCCAGAATGGTTTGCGCTTGTTGGTGGAAAACGGCGTCCGCCCCAGATGTGTACGACGAACCCGGAAGTCATCGATCATATGGTCGAATATGTTTTGAACGGCAAACAGCAGATCATGAATATCTCTCCCAGTGATGGTGGAGGGTTCTGCCAATGCGAACGCTGTAAAGCGCTCGATGTTCCCGGAATCATGAGCTACGACGGTAAAACGGTCCAGTTGAGTGATCGCATCTTTACTTACGCTAACGAAGTCGCGCGTCGCGTTCGTGAACAAAATCCGGATAAGGGGTGCGGCATGTTTGCCTACACTTATTATAACCGCCCACCGGTGAATATCGAAAAGCTGGAGCCTAACCTCTATCTCTCTTTTGTTTATCAAAGTGCAGGTCACCGTGATCCAGAAAACCTGAATGAGTGGCGCGACAAAGTCGACAGTTGGAAAAAGTTGGGGGCCAAAATGGTCGTCCGGGAAGGCTGGGGGAATCACTATTATCACGATATGCATCTTCTGCATCAGAATCAGATCATTTCAAATCTGGCAGAAGCTCATGAGAAAGGGTTTGTTGCTGCTTACGGCGAAGGCAGCAAAAACTTTTCCGCAATGGCTCCGAATTATTGGGCTCTTACTCGTATGATGTGGGATCCTGCCCGCGACCAAACGAATCTCATGGACGAATTCTACGAGTCGGCCTACGGTCCCGTGGCAGAAGAGATGCAGGCCTTTTTTGAAACTTACAGCGATGCCCTGGATGAAAACTGGCATCTTCGCGATCGTCATATCGATGCTTCGGGCATCGCCTACGCGAACGTTATCGCCGCATGGGATCGTTTAATTCCCCCTGAAACAGTGGATGCCGCCGAGGAACATCTAAAAGCAGCAGAAGCTAACGTTCCTCCCGGTGAATACGCCGACCGGGTCCGTTTCCACCGTCATGGCCAGGACTACACTCGAGTTATGCTGGAGTTACTAACTCTTTATCGTGAAGTCGCCATCCTCGGTTTGAAAATGGATTTCTTTTCGACCGTAAAGAAAGAACGTCGGGATGACCCTGCTGCTCTGGAGATGTTATTGAAACGAGCCAACGAATTGGGAGAACGCCGAGAAGAGCTATTGCTGTCTCATCGTGATTGGGCGGGTCCGGACGAAGGACTCTATGCCTTTACCAATGATCGCGGGTTAAGGAGATGGCACACCAGAGTCAAAGATGCTCTGGGGATCGACAAACCCACCGCTCTCACTAAGGAACTTCTTAACGCGGAGAAGTGA
- a CDS encoding sterol desaturase family protein: MPGQLEIYIRLGLFGGVLLVMATWEFLGPRRKLSAAKGPRWASNLTLVALNTIVSRVIMPITAVAAAIYCESHSWGLLHLVNWPVWLEVMMGVVVLDFAIYLQHVLFHAVPVLWRLHLVHHADLDIDVTTGLRFHTFEILLSALLKLAVVVILGPSALTVVIFEVLLNATSMFNHSNVVLPSWLDRILRCFVVTPDMHRVHHSVIRRETNSNYGFNLPWWDFLLGTYRDQPIEGHEGMTIGLSHLREEQQVDRLPGMLKLPFDRSSGTDPENRYSDGK; the protein is encoded by the coding sequence ATGCCGGGACAACTGGAGATTTATATAAGACTTGGCCTCTTCGGAGGCGTTCTGTTGGTTATGGCAACTTGGGAGTTTCTTGGCCCGCGTCGAAAGTTAAGTGCAGCCAAGGGGCCCCGCTGGGCAAGTAATCTGACGCTTGTTGCTTTGAATACCATCGTGTCCAGAGTGATCATGCCAATTACTGCGGTTGCGGCAGCGATCTATTGCGAATCTCATAGCTGGGGGTTGTTGCATCTCGTTAACTGGCCTGTTTGGCTTGAAGTCATGATGGGTGTCGTTGTCCTCGATTTCGCCATCTATCTACAGCATGTGCTGTTCCATGCGGTTCCTGTATTATGGCGACTACATCTGGTGCATCACGCGGATCTCGATATCGACGTGACAACCGGTTTACGGTTTCACACGTTTGAGATTCTTCTCTCGGCACTGCTCAAACTCGCGGTAGTCGTGATTCTGGGACCTTCGGCTCTGACGGTGGTGATCTTCGAGGTTCTGTTGAATGCAACTTCGATGTTCAATCATAGTAACGTCGTCCTTCCCTCCTGGCTGGATCGCATTCTCCGCTGCTTTGTTGTGACTCCCGACATGCATCGCGTTCATCATTCCGTGATACGCCGGGAAACAAACAGTAATTACGGTTTCAATTTGCCCTGGTGGGATTTCCTGTTAGGGACTTATCGAGATCAACCGATTGAAGGCCATGAAGGAATGACTATCGGCCTTTCCCATCTGCGCGAAGAGCAGCAAGTAGACCGTCTCCCGGGAATGCTCAAGCTGCCTTTTGACAGGAGTTCTGGCACTGATCCAGAGAACCGGTACAGTGACGGTAAATAG